A window of Scophthalmus maximus strain ysfricsl-2021 chromosome 4, ASM2237912v1, whole genome shotgun sequence genomic DNA:
tgttacttcatgtatatatatatatatatatatatatatatatatatatatatatatatatatatatatatatatgttttgtctGATCAAAAGCCCAAAATATTCAGGTCAAGAAAcccttcaattaaaaaaaaaaggaaatgtttgacatgtttaattcataaattCCTCCAATGATTCACTGATCTCAAAGTAGCGActtactgatcgattaatgaGCGAATCGTTCAGCTCCATGAGACACAAAAGCCAATAAATTGAAAGAGAAGAAGTCGTATCCTCTATTTTTGTAAGACAGGCTCGAATTTTTTCATGTCATACAgtacttttgttttatttttactgtaaagcTGTTTTTCGGATATGAGTCTGGATATCGTTCACATGCTTTACGCCTTCATGAAGGTTataatattcagtttttacTGAAACCACTTTAGACACTTTAAAGAGTTCTGAATAATAAACCGAATCCGATAATTTCACATGGAGTTTTCGTGTATTTGAGGTTTATAAAAGAGTAAATTGGAGACCAGTGTCTTCAGAATCAAAAGAAACAGGTTTCTGTCGTCAGAGGGAAGATTCACCCACCAGGAAGTCATCTTTGGGGTCAAAGGTGACGCTGAGGACGGGCGCTTCGTGGCCGCGGAGCGTCTTCTGCTGGCTGCTGTCCGacacctccaccaccttcaCCATGAAGTCACTgcggaagagacagagagagacactgtgaatTAATATGACACGAGCAGGAAACGTGGATAAAGGGCGGCTTGGACCAACAAATCGTCAAATCAATAAAACCGAGAGACGCAGAAATAATCCCGATCATGCTTCCAGCGTCTTTTCCAGAATGCAAATGCCAAATCCGTCCAAACAGCCTCAGGcgcttgaataaaaaaaattacaaaatcaatATCACAGCAGAAATGACCAGTGTGAACATATAATAGCGACATCAATACGCCGCCACGCGACGCGCTTTTGTTGCTGTGATGAACCCAAAAATCGATTgtggcagcaaaacaaaacgtTTACCTCCAATCAAGACTAATCATAAACCCATCCAGCAGCGCCGCCGCGTCCGCCGGGCGGAAATATCATTCTTCTTCACCCGCTGAGTCTGGAACAACAACAGCGAAGCTAACGAGATCATAGTGCCGGTTAGTCACAGTGCGCACGACGGcgaacagcaacaacaacaacaacaacaacaacaggtgcATTTTTTATGTACGCACGACAGCCTCACGGCTGCCGCGGGGCGAGACGCCGCAGCCGAGTGAACGTGCAGCGGCTTGACAAAAGCCAAAGTGACACAAACGCTCGTCCTTTCACATCAGCGGTGGGAGATATCTGAGGAGGAAGCGATGGATCTGCCCAGTCGGCTGGACCTCCTCACGAGGGAGCTTCCTATTtcagaggaaaggagaaatagtcgcccccacaattcattgcagcagcgatatttaacgcgACGCGTCATGCACGAACGTATACGATCCAATGCGAAGTAGAAGAAGCAgaggagtatgaatatgactgagaagagacgcacgtcatcatgtaagtcaCCGTTGCCTATTAAGCTAATACACAAAATGCCGGGTCAAGTCGTTAACCATGTCGTTACTGTTTCACATGAAACTCTTTCGGGGTTTGGTGCGTTTATCGCCACGTACCTGGATCCGGCTGCGACTCTCGAGCCGCTGCTGTTGAAGGTGACGTGCGTGGCGTTGGTGGTGAACCGGGTCAGGATGCCGTCGGGCTCGCCGTCGGGAAACGTGTGGATCTGCACCGTGTTGTTGGAGCCCGCCGTCACCAGCTTGCCGTtctgtggaggaagaggaggaggaagaggaggaggtctcaATGCACCGCCGACAGTCGTCATTTCTTTGGTGAATTAAAATCATCTGTCGTGAGTTCGCATATCAACAACGCGGTGAATGTGCCGGAGGGCGGCGGCAGGCGACCGACCTTGAGAGCCAGAGAATACGCCTTTTCCCCGACGGTGATGAACTTGGGGTCGTCGTCGTCCAGACCCTCCCATATCCGAACGTCTCCATCGTTTCCACAGGTGACGATGAACCTGCGGAAAAAGACACcatgaaaaacaggaaacaatttttagggattttttttgtctctttaaaaaaagaagtatatatttatatgactTTTTAATAGAGTATGAccaatatcgatatttgggggccgatgcccatattcaggtttaaaaaaattccGAATCAGATAtaatcaaaattcaaaattgtcaatgattcctacattatttttatcaaaccctaataatcataataataatatattgaatttataaagcacttttcaggAACCCAAAGCGCTCAAAGAAACataactgaggcttgatattttacagtttaaccataaactgtaCTATAGTTTActataaataactacaaataaaattttaacacaaattcaaccaaatatattgAACTTGAATGAAGAACATTATTAATTTTACTTAAACTGTAAACATCCCTGCATTGTTCATTGTGCACagtaaaagatttcatatcagtAAAGATAATTgaacacaaattcaaccaaatatatgGAACATAAACGTCTTGAAGtgagaaaatgaacatcacttaaaaaaacacaaattattattgATCATTTCCGACGCAGCAGATTCTTTATGACAACTTTTTCAACTTATACTTCATGTTGCTCATAATACTTACTGTACTTTTGACTCGTCTTAACTGAGGCTGCAAGACTTTTATTTGCTCTCTTGATAAGTTCTTTACTTCAGTAAAAGGGTCTgatctcttcctccatcacctctTTACGGATCATGACGTCACTTACCTGCCCCGCTCGTCGAAACAGACCTCGGTGTGACCCTCCGAGTGCCCGTAGCGCATCGGCTTCCTCTCGCAAggcattttcttcttttcttcttcttccaataTTCACAAAGCACCGGACTGACGAGCAGAgtcacacacagatgaacacatCAAACCTAGTTCTGATCCAACACGTGAACAATGACACACAACTGCACAACACAAGTGTTAATCTGACGTCGCTTCGCTCGCCTGTTGAGCTAACGCTAATGCTaaagctaacaacaacaacgcggTGTGTTTTCTGCGCGGAGGACGAGCAGAACagtttcatctgtgtgtgtagatgaaGTAGGAAAGTAAAACTTACaactctgcagctgctcagacTCGAGCCTCTTCCGCCTGGAATCTCCCGCGCTGCGTTGAAAAACAAGGAAGCGCAGCGTCACAACTCCCGCCACCTACGTCATGACGCACAAGACACGAAGCCCCGCCCACGTTCGAGCCACGCAGTGCGAGATTCAGGAGTTTGGTTTAACGTCTTTTTTGCACAAATGTagtatcatttaaataaattagtGTCGAGAGTGACTGGATTTGATTTGTTAAATTCATatgctttatttaaatgttgacTTTAAACTCCATGGAGactataataattatatatccTGATCCACTCTCCTTCACCAGtgggtggcggtaatgcgccgtTATGTTGCCGACCGCCAATAAAACtccacgaagaagaagaactccTTCCCTAGTAGAGAAGTACAGTTTAATCTATTTATACTTCAAAAGAACACAAATGAGTGTTATCAATTTATATTTCAGTATCTTAGACAAACATGTAATTGAGaagatatatgtttttttttttttttatttttttattcattatacatttttggttgttttcttttattattcttcttttattattgTTCTTATTTCATATAGTAAATAATAGTGATGCTGAGCCACACTCTTTAACCCGTTGGGAGTGGTTTTTCGActgccaaaaaaacccagaagaagaagaagaagaaggaggagactCACCTGAGCAAGATGGCTACCTGCGGAGATAAGTGTTTATCATCGTTCGTTTTGTTGACAGCTCACTGCTCCCGATTATCAAATCACtcagtcaaatgtcaaaatataattaaaagcGCTCGCAAACATATTcagattgctttttttccatctcactgAGAAAACTACTCCGATTAAATCTGATAACCATCCTACTAGACACAGTCAGACGAGATTAAAgatattttattgatatttattcttcttaacatattaaatatgaagccaTGAGCATCAAATGTTCATCTGTTGCTCGTAAATTTTGGTTTGTATATCAACAGACCTTCTTTCTCCATAAATATGGATCAGTTTACAGATGTAGGCCTATCAGGAACACActgtatttagaaaaaaatatgaatatttatcaaTATTAGTATTTAATCTCATTGATCTCACCCCGGGATGTCCACGCTCACCCTAACCCTTGAATGATTTAGTCTTTTGAGCAGCtattaatatacagtacacgTAGATCTGGGCTGTGATTGGTTGCAGCCCGTCCGCGGTCGACTCTCCACTCGCCTGGTTGAGCAGCGTCTCAGGGGAGGATTTGATTAGTGCAACAACAGGAAGTACAGTGCTCGATGTCTAAATATCACATCACAGAACTCTTAATAGTTTACAAGAATCAGTGAGAATCAGAGTATGAagcctgatgtgtgtgtgtgtgtgtgttttaggctACTCATCGACGTATAAATGAGTCCCTGGATGAACTCGACGACACGAAAACCAATGTTTCATTACTTCATTTCGGATATCAGATGAAACATGAATCAGATTCAACTGCAGACATTGGGCTTTGAGCTGCTGAAAAATGATGCTGACCAAGCGGATCGTACAAGataacattaatatttcatgtatgtGGTCATTGGGAAAATCAATAGGTGTGGCTCCTGACTCTGTCCACCGACTGAAGCGAGCGTTCACGTGGAGGCAGATAAAGACACTGACAAATGGTCGTGACATAGAGATCTTGGTGTAGCAGCTGCACGGAGTTGTCTCGTTTTAATTCTCTTTCATTAAGAGATAACGTTGAATTAAGGATCAAAATGGACGCCGCAGAGGACGAAATGTCCCGattaacagaaaacaatggtCTTACATTTCCcgtaaattaatatttaaagtcCAGTTaaagtctttttctctttttccatttctggtttccggcagcatctgaaaattcaatgtgaatgtgatgtattctggaccgtttagttcaagaaccgtattcaacacgacgtagaaacagGGAGactcacaaacagaaaacagaaaacattgtgattatacatatatgaacacatagttatagacaattttttcaatttctgtgaataagttcttctaagtattatacactgtagctttacaattaaaaaaaactgtctggtTATTTTCTTATTATGGAGGAATTGAAAAGTTAAAGGAACCTTTATTAGGAGCAATATTTCCAATACGATACATTGGCTGATATAAGTAcatatattaatctgtcaatgtttCCTaggatgtcgttatcaaacctttgtcataaataactataaatggaaagaaaacaagcaagaattaataaaaataaacataatttattcaaCGTAAATGTCAACctaaatgccatttttttcctgcattttttattctgtacaagAGAATATTTCATACCGGTAAGcataagcgctgataccgatatgtGAGAGGCTTATATCGGCcaatattttatatacagtatattcctcATTTATAAACAGAAAGTGTAATAATTGAACAGCAAACATATGAAATAGGAAAgtataatattataaaaaatagacCAGGAAATTTACTTGAGCAGAGTAAAATGCTAATATCTGTATGACAagtactgaagaaaaaaaacctacatatatacataaaatatcttattatatatatatatatatatatatatatatatatatatatatatatatatatatatatatataataagataTTTTTGCATCTGTAAACCTAATGGCCGGATGACGGATATTCCCTTCACTCTCTTGTAGCCTCCTCAGGGcagattttattcatatttccacACATTCCTAGTTGCAGAGGCTGAATGACACTCTCCAGCTCCGATGTTTTTCATGTCCTTATCTCTCTCCGTGTGCGCCTGATGAAGCAGCATTTAGAGGTGTCCTTTGAATTGTTTTCAGCTTGGTACTTTCAAAAGCTGAATTTTCCATACCATTAGCCTGTCTGaccgcgacacacacacacacacacacacacacacacacacacacacacacacacacacagcaggcacGCATAAGCACGACTCCCGGCGCGCCATCAAATCAAGAAGAAACCTGAGAGACGAGCACAGGCAGAGTGTAAATGGCATTTTTTATTGGTTTGTGTATCAGTGGGGGGTGAATACAATATAGGTTGATGCTGCTTTGAGGGTAGTGTCCTGTTGTGAGCTGTCCTCCGCTCCACgtgtaaaaacagattttcccAATTACAACACCTGTGAACATCTATACAGCCCGATGTTAAAATGCCAGATTACAGATGATTGTTCAGCCTCGGTTGAAGGTcaaagaagcagcagagatgttcaaaagacagacggacaagTGAAGCAGGTGAAGTGTTCTGATCCGAACCTCTGATCCCAGCGCAGTTGTGCTGCCATCCTGTGGCTGCAAAGACCAAGGCAGCTCAAGCCTTCCCATAATACACGAGACGTGTTTGTTGAGAGGAGCTGTTGAAATCAAGTTATCAATCACGTGTCCCTTTCTGTCTATATGTACCTCACTCGTTTTGTAAACTCACACAAGGTCTTTTGACAGAGATGGGGTCAAGGATAGGTGGACATTGCTAAATGGATGGATTACAACAGATTCCCGGCAGAATGGGAATGATGGAAatatgtctaaaaaaaaaaaaaaagatggaaagtTAATGAAGAATTAtgcatattttgcatattaCTAGATGCAGTTGGAGTCTCTGTATCTctaacattgttgttgttgttgttgtgtgcagTACAGTGCCGTAGCAACGAATCACATGAAGGTTTGGTCTCAAGTCATGTTCCATGGAAGGTGCAGTTCCTCTAGTGTCCACTAGAGATTCCAGATGACGACTCCGGTTGAGTTGACCTCAAAGGGAAAGTGCTCCGACTCCCGAGAGTCAACATTCCACAAAAAGTGACGGTTAAAGGTTCACGTCTTCGTCGCCGCTCCATCTGGGGCATTAAGGCAAAtgttgtgtctgagtgtgtcaCAGCTCGCGGCTTGACCCTCGCTCCAGTACGTGTCAAGATGGCCGTGATCAGAAAACCCGAATCCGAGGATTCAAAACATCCCTTGGGGAGAAAAGGCCAATGAACATTTCAAGGTTTGGTAGATCTTTCTCTCGAGGCAATTAGATTAAGCAACATCTAGAAACCCCCAGTTCTACCCTGTTTAATGTTACTTGGAAGTCAATGGCAATGTTCTTGCCCCTTGGCCAAAAGAACCTGCGATCCCTTGTGTCGTCCCCTCTTTGCCTTCCATGGTAGGACGTCCGTTGGTCGGTCACACGGCGCAGGCCCCCTCGCACTTGATGTGGTACTGCCTGAGGTAGTCCCTGAgctgcggcggcagcggcaggcCGTTGACGCCCTGGTAGGTGGTGCTGCTGCATATCACGGCCCTGCACAGGTGctggagggagaagggaaagGTCCTCGGCAGCGGCCGCGAGAGCAGCGGCTCAAAGAAGAGGCACGTGGCCGGGTCACTGTAGTGTCTGAGGAGCCCCGTCACGCTGGGGTCCCGGTACATACACGGGTCGCGCACGTCGAAGCTGAAGCGCTTGCCGTTCTGCTCGATGCGCGCGTGCAGGGAGCGGCTGTAGCGCCGGAAGCTGACCGAGAAGAGGAACTCGTCCTGGGCGGAGTCCCGGAGCAGAAAGGTCCCCTCCGGTTGgccctccagcagctcctcggcCTCAAAGCGGTTCAACACGCCCCAGTAGCTGGGGCTGTTGTTGATCTGGAGGAGATCCGGCACCAGGATGTAGTCGGTGTTGCTGCCCTCCGCTCCGCCACGTGGACAAGACGGGTCCCAGTCCTCCAGGCTGGTGCTGCCAGGCCCAGGGGAGCAGCAGACGTCCTCCCAGGAGAGGGGCGTGTGTGGTGGTGACGTAGAGGAAGACGACACGTGGGGTTGGAGGGGCGCCTCCATGTCCCTCAGGGAATTCGGGTGCGTGGCGTGACTCTTGATAAGGTGCCAACACCGGGCCAGTTCGGACTTGGGCGAGAAGGGACACTTGTCCTGCATGAGCTCCGAGACGTGGATCTTGCGTTTGGACCAGAAGAGCACCGAGAAGGGCCGCGAGGAGCCTGgcgcgtggtggtggtggtgatggtggtggtggtggtggtggtgagagcGCAGAGGGAAACACTGGCCCACGGCGTCCTGGAACTTCTGCCGCAGAGAGCGCCGGGTCAGGGCCTTCCGACACACCACGTCCATGTCGGCAGGCGTCAGCGCGTCCCCGAGGGCGCTGCAGCTGCACTTCCGCTCCCTGCGCCGCCTCGGACAGGACGTTGACCGCACGCCCAGCTCCTCCGTGCCCTCCGCCTCGGGCCCCCCGGGACTcaagctgccgccgccgccgctccgagAGCTCCGCGAGCGCTTCTTCCCCCGCCACGTATAGCTGTCCGCACTCCAGCTGCGGAGGCCACACTTGGGACGCGTGTCTGAGGCTCGCGGCTTCTTCTCCGACATGGCTGCTTCCTCTCCTtactctgggaaaaaaagaacaaccagATGGCAGAGTCGTCACAGGACTACGGCAGCGTGCCCCTTTTCATTAGCACATCCGTGAAACAACATGCATACGTCTGTTATCTGTCTGTTGTCGTTAAAGCGGCttatttttgaaagaattgcacaaagggaggaaagagaaacagacacatCGCCGTCTCACAAATGCCCCGAATGAAGATTGATTGATAAAgatgtctttcttcttttcctcctcaccaCACTTGCATCATTTGAAAGCACCGGAGCAGAACCCTCCGAAACTGCTCCAACTCATCAAATCGTTTAAGATAGAAGGAATTCTTCACTGATTGGACTAATCTTGGTCACAGCCTGACCAGGAGAGAAGTTCCTGCGTGTGCATGATCCAACCGGCTGATGTGGAGTCCTACCGATGCTGTGTCCGATCGTCTCCATCCGATTCAAGATCTCAAGAGTTCAACAAACGGCCCGCGGACGATTCGGTCAAAAACCGCAGAAAGTGACTCGGCGTCCAAACTGTCCGTGAATCAATCTGCTCAGATGTTTGAAGAGGAGAGTATCGTTCAGACTGCGTCCAGAGCGAAGTCGTCGTGTCACTTGTACGCGGCAGCAGTTTGCAGGGACGGTTACTGGCGATACAACAACGAGAATCTCATCCAAACCGAACAGCCTGCGAGCAGCGGCAGGTTTTAATATCACGGGCTGATGGTCGCTCTCTGTCGTTGAAGAGGAACACAGGGAGACGATCTTACCTTCCCCCGACGACGTCAGAGAGACACGTCCATGTTCAGGACCAGGCGCTCGTGTGACCAGCCGCCCGCAGCCTCCACCAGCGGCCGACAGACAGCAGTCCGGCTCCGCTTCCTATATAATTATGATGCCGAACTCCCGAGGGGGCGGCAGCTTCCTCTCCGGCCAGGGCCCCGGTCGGAACGGATGAATGAAGGAATGAGCGGAGGGCGGAGGTGGGGTCGAGCCGGGAGCCGGGTGGGCGGGGTGTAAAGAGGAGGGCGCTCTCAGGTCAATGGCAGCGAgacatccccctcctcctcctcctctcctctcccacgtCCCCTTATGCACGTTCATTGACGAATTCCATCTCCTGCCAAGGAAAAGATGGAAGATAAGCAGAGCAGCGCGGAGAGTGCTCCTTCATTCACAAAGTGAATTATTCCCCCGCTCCTAATTCCATTTCTCCGCGCTTATTTTCCAGTCGTATTTAATTTCATCGCAGAGGCCCCCCGCAGTTTAACTGGGGGAGCTTGAGATCGGTCCGAGTCCGTCCGTCTGCGAAGGATGCCGAACGGCACCCAGGCTACTCCTCGGGCTGTGTGGACGCCGGAGCGCTTCGAAAAGAAAAGCTCCGCTCGTCGACCCTGCAGCCTTCTGAGTTCCCCACTTCAAACTTCCGgcgagtgctgctgctgctgccctgacAGGACTCATCCATCTGTCACGGTGATGTCATGCGCAGGAGGAAAATTTGGGGAGATCTATAATTCATGACACAAACAGACCAACGTCTATCAGACAAATAATATTACTCCCAGTGGTTTTACTGcacgtgcaagtgtgtgtgtttgtgtgtgtgtgtgtgtgtgtgtgtccagtgtgtgtgtgtgtgcgttgcgGCCCTTTCAGCTCGAGCAGATAAAGGGATAGTCGTCAATAAATGCCCGACATCCCAGATAATGTAGTGACACTCGACTTCCTCTCAGCTGAATATTTAATGCCCTTCGCATTATCAACACAGGATGCGAACGCCGCGCGTTGTCTGGCCTGACGCAACCAGATCAATTCATCCGACGGGCGGAAAACTCGAGAGGCAAAAGTGGGAAAACGAAACCGTCTGAACTTTGGCTAAAAGGTTCTGACGGCCGcgcaggaggaagaaaaaagataagTGAACTAATAAAAAGCCCCtggcacatttttttcctgggtTATGCCGGTGAATGTGTTTACAAAGAAATTGTCCAATAGCTCTTGAGATATTTCAGTGcagaccaaagtggtggactgatTGACagacttaaaaaacaaatcttcttAAAAGTTGAATTACTCACAACTTTATTGATATGTTGGATCTTCCTAAAATCACCTGCTGTGTCGTTAGCCGTATTAATTATTGCTATTTAATCTGACTGCAACAAAGCGGGTCTGCTGTAACTTTTTCCTCGCGTCATTCGCAGATTCCCAGAAAATCAAAGGGCACAAATTGATTGTGAAGAATAatggagacacacaaacacgaaacACGGAGACAGTGACATTGCGATTTGAGGTGGAAAAGTGAATTGACCAAATTATACCAGCAGTAAAGCAAAAAGAATTCTTTgaacaaagcaaagaaaagtaAGTTAAACGGTTTCAGAGTTACGGACCAATCCGGACGCTCTCTTCAGTCGTCTGGACTCATTTCATGCAAAGGCAAGGTGGGTGCTCCACATGAAACTTTAAAAGcgttgggaagaaacacatgaaatcacattaagatacaataattacaaagagaaaataaaaagatgttcaAGCAGACTCAGACAGGTGATGAAAGATGCAGCGCAGTACgagaaatgcatagatagtttattgactgaaacagaaaagtacaaaTAGATAAAACCCCCGATAGTTCCTCGCTACGTACAGTGGTGACGCTTCATGTAGATATTTCTCTTCTGGTCCAGGAAGCCGTCGGCAGCGGCGGGTGAAATCCAGCCGGCCCATTAACCTGCTGCAGCCGGGCCTCGGCCGGGGGCTCGTATCAGTCCACATTACGGAGGCATCGATCCCCCGGAGCAGCGCGGTCGACAGGAGCAGCCATGAATAATTGATGCTGCTCTGAGTCGAACGGAGacggcctcctcttcctcctcctcttcttcctcctcttgtgttttcatgtggagGCTATTTGCGCCGACATTAACGCGGGCGAGAGGAGTCGAAGTGCAGCGTGTGCGTGCGACAGTCTCGGAGCGGCGGGTTgtttgcacatacacacacttacacactctGTGATTTCATATGGTACAGTCATAATGGCTAgtttatatttattcagtttggtATAACTGCCCCATAACTAATGAACAGGCAACTTTGAATGAAATCAAGCAGTGATAATActtaatttaacatttgaagttttctttaaatatatcaAATCAAGCATGGACATTGAGTTAATGTTGTATTGTTAATACTGAAGTTCTGTTAAATTTCAATTGTATGAATtggagcccgactgatatggatgtttgggggccgatgccgatatcgatatttgggagtacaagattcccgataccgatacatcggccgatatatatatatatatatatatatatatatatatatatatatatatatatatatatatatgtatatatgtttaaaaaaaaaaaaatctgtcaatgatttctaaaatgtcgttatcacACCTTTGTGACAAAAACacgtaattgaggcttgatattttagtttaaccatgaactttatcataaataactataaattgagaatacaaccaaatacatagtTCTTATTACAAACACTTATTTCACATAAAGTgtaaacatatatgaacatttaaaggctcaaatcagttggccgataatatcggtcgggctctagtatgaatatgattttcTCTGTGTTGACTTATAGTTCTTCTGGTAAAAATCATTgggagtaaaataaaaaatggaaacgtTTTTAAAATACGTTCTCCTGAGCCCATGACTGTGCCAAGTAGCTGCTAGAGAAAAGGGCTGTTGTGAGAAGTGTCTCATCGATTGTGATCTGCTTAattttgtgtataaaaaaaagatattaagttGTTAGAAGTCAGTCTGTGTAATGTATATTTATAgttaatgtatttattctgtCTAGAGTTCATGGATTGGCCCAAAAGTGAATATAAGTTATGCTGAGTTATGAAGTTCCGTTGCAgatcattttgccttttttatttatttatctgggGTGAATTAAAACTGACCTTTCTGGAAATCTGAATCCTGTGTCCTGCCGCTGACGGGACATGTTAGGACTGACAGCTGggaaactgggggaaaaaaacaataattaaacagAAAGCCAGTGAGGAaaactaatgtaaaaataatattcGGCTTGGCAAAGCA
This region includes:
- the socs4 gene encoding suppressor of cytokine signaling 4, with the translated sequence MSEKKPRASDTRPKCGLRSWSADSYTWRGKKRSRSSRSGGGGSLSPGGPEAEGTEELGVRSTSCPRRRRERKCSCSALGDALTPADMDVVCRKALTRRSLRQKFQDAVGQCFPLRSHHHHHHHHHHHHHAPGSSRPFSVLFWSKRKIHVSELMQDKCPFSPKSELARCWHLIKSHATHPNSLRDMEAPLQPHVSSSSTSPPHTPLSWEDVCCSPGPGSTSLEDWDPSCPRGGAEGSNTDYILVPDLLQINNSPSYWGVLNRFEAEELLEGQPEGTFLLRDSAQDEFLFSVSFRRYSRSLHARIEQNGKRFSFDVRDPCMYRDPSVTGLLRHYSDPATCLFFEPLLSRPLPRTFPFSLQHLCRAVICSSTTYQGVNGLPLPPQLRDYLRQYHIKCEGACAV